The DNA sequence GTAGCCCTGCTCAGGCTTAAGTAACGCAAATCTGACAGAAATGGGAAAGAATTTAGCTCACTGTACTCATAGAAGTATATAATAAATACTGTTGTTTGACTTGGGTCTCATAGTAAAGAGTCActggttttatttgtttggtcTGCAAACTTCACAGCTTCTTCTAATTTGTTTGATTAGCGTTTCTGGGTCACTCAGATACTACATGTGAGGAACCCTATTAAACATGTCTGTAAATCTTGTAGGCCCAGTTTTATATCTTGTACAGGAATTTGTCTTTCTAAACTGCAAATTTCAAATTCCTAATTGCTCAGTCTATTCCTGTTATGCATGCACAGCAGGGAAGAATACAGTACACACGTATTGTCAGTCAACATTAATCCAAAGTTCAACAAAattctaaattaattttgaaattctaAGTCAGAAGATggtttctcttttaatttaagaGGTTGACATTTTTATAGCTGAGCCCTCTTAAGTATTCAGAAATACCTCAGATGACACCCACAGTTATATAAGGTAGAGgacatttctgaaaactttccCCAGTCCTTTGAATAGAAAGCTGAGAGTGGTGCCCTGGAAGTGGAGATTTGTTCTTTCATCATAGTTGTCTAATATCATGCTGTTGGTACTAAGCAGACTTGTAAAGAAGCTTCAGTGTTCTCAGTCTTTTTTATGTCTTGCCTTTTGAAGTAAGCAGCATCTGTTCTCCTACAGAACAGTCCAAACAGTAGTACAGAAACATTTCTGTAGAATAGGTATTCTAAGTAGTAATGTTCTTACTAACACCTTTAATAAATGGTTGTGTAGTACTCAGGTTCCAAAATGAATTATCTATCTGTATAATTTTGTAAATATGTtgtagtatattaaaaaaatacaataaagttGCGTAACTGACTTCTATCATGGATATCATTCGTATTACATATATAGCTTATGTGCAGGTTTAAAAAAGCCTCTTTTACATAGTTGAAATTATTGTTAATGATGCACCAGTAGGAGATGTTGAAAGGAAGATTctgttgatatttttattattttctttactatCAGCGATAGCCTTTAAATTTAGAAGAAACTCAACAGGATTATACCAAGAACAGTTTATGTTAGCGTCAAATGTAAGAACTTGTTTTTTAGTAATCGCTAATTCCTATaaaagaagagactgaagtttgcAGTTGTGTTTTTCAGTATTAGGAGTGTTTCATCTTTTATGAGATTCTTTGTGCAAATTAAATGTGGTTTTCTTCTAAAAGGTGTGCCTGCTGCTTCTTTGGTAACCCCTGCTGATGTCATCAAGACAAGACTGCAAGTGGCAGCTCGCGCTGGTCAAACAACATACAGCGGAGTTATTGACTGTTTTGGAAAGATTCTTAGGGAAGAAGGCCCTTCTGCTTTTTGGAAGGGAGCTGGAGGTGAGAAGCGCACTCTAAATATTGCAATTGACCTCAAATCTATGAATTAATGCTTGCTTTGCTAAGGACTCAAATTAGACCAATATTGAAAAGGTCTGATTCTGAAAACTAAACTTAATATTTTGTTATAAACGTTTAGCTTTTCCTAAGAAACTCTTCTGTGTTTGACATGATTTGTAATGTTTAACAGCTCGCGTGTTCAGATCTTCACCCCAGTTTGGTGTTACTTTGGTCACCTATGAACTTCTGCAGAGATGGTTTTATGTTGATTTTGGAGGACTGTAAGTctcatatttgctttttaactaACTAACTGGCATTCAAAATCTTTCAAGtacaaaaatcttgttttttccATGTATGGGACCATTTAAACATGGTGGCTTTGAGTAATGGTACTATATTATACCATACAAAAAAAACAACTCCCACCATCTTCATTCATTAATAAAAGGAAACTTAATTGGATGCAACCTCTATACAAATAAGGAACTAAGAGTCATGTTCATATTTTAATACGCTACATAAAATTTGTGTTTCCAGTGTTGCAGGTATATTGTCCCTCTCATCTAGGTTACtggcatttaggaaaaaaaaactagttcTGGGTACTTTAGAATAATTTACAAAGCTATCAGTAAAAGCATAATTTCAGTTTAGGCCTCAATTTGCTGTTAAGAAGCGCTCTGAACCAACCTTAACTTGCCTACAGAAGTGAATGATGTAAAGTCAACTTTAATGATCTTGCATACTCAGACAAAAGCTTTAAATGGCTTACTCAAGATTTCTGTAGTGTTTCTTAGGCttaagaaaacactttaaataaagcaaagatttttttttcctcttctttcttcaaaCAGCAAACCTTCTGGATCAGAACCTACACCAAAAACTCGAATTTCAGATCTTCCTCCTGTTAACCCTGAGCACATAGGTGGATACAGACTTGCTACGGCTACGTTTGCTGGTATAGAAAATAAATTTGGTTTATATCTTCCAAAATTTCGGTCTCCTGGTATTCCGTCAGTTCAAGCAAAAAGTAGCAGCTGAATCCTGAAGAGATGTTTCAGTCTTACAAAGtgatgcagtggaaaaaaatttgCAAGAGTAGGACTGTATTTGTCCAGTCAGCTGCATGTTGATCTAGCGGAACTGAGCTTGCAAATCAAATTACTCCTTTctagtatttgtgtgtgtgtgtgtatatgtattttatatatatatatatatagacacacacacattcatttatttgtttataaacTAGTCATTTGCACACAAGAAACTAATTGATGCTTTGGTTCTATGCCTTGTTTTTAACCAGTGGCATGAATCTGTAGCCTGGACTTTGCCTTGCACAGCCTGCTTTTAATGTAACTGTACATATTGTACATCTCTGTACAGAGACATCATGGCATctctatatatacatttatataatgGGTAGTGCAGTTCTAAAGAGTTTGAAATGTACAGATGTTTTGAAGGTGTTTTGTTAAGAATCATGtgacaataaaatatttaaaaacacttaaatGAATTACTTCCTTCTATTTATAGAAAAGTTGTtcagtatgtgtttttttttcctcctagattAAGGATCATAGATTAAAGGTTAGGATTAGATGCAACCACCTAATGACTGTATGGTACAGGATGTAGCCTATGAAGGAATGCATTCCACTCCTAGCTCTTCACAGCAAAGGTATTAAAATGCAATGTGCTGACTTGAAGGTGCAAAAGAACACAATAACAAGATGAGCACATGTGGCATTTTATTTCGTAGCACCACTTTGTAACAAGGAATTCCCCTACAGTGCATGATAATGCTATAATGTTTAATAGATTTTACCTCTATGGTAgcatattaaaaaatacaatgaGATATGTGCCAGTTATTAATGGACTTCggaattttttttcaggatttattTATTCAGAGTATGCATGGTGGAGTAGCAAATTGCCCTAAAGTGCAACAGATTTGATACTACCACATTCAAAATCAAGAGTATTAGTGAATATTATAAGGAAACAGAGTGAACTGGCTTATGTTAAAGAGAGAGAATGTTTGTCAAAACTTATTGGATGTAGTTTTAAAATCCAATATGTCAGAGGTAACAGACACCTAGATTTCTACAGTCCTATAGCAAGAGAAACTCATACTACCTGTACAGCCAGAAAGGGGATGGCTGGGTTTCCAGCCTTGCTTACTGATAATCTCCAGTCTTTAGTTTAACACATTTCTCTCAGCATCAAACATCCTGGAGCTCAGTGTACCTCAGCAATGTAAACTggtttgcaggttttttttttttttttttttttgctcaggaCAGCAGGTCAACACAAAGAGTTTTAGGCAGCCCATGAAAAAGCAGGTTGCCAAAAAACTGAACAATACAAACACAACCAAGACCTCCTTCAGCTCTAGCCTCCAGGCAAGATGAAGAATCTTCTGCTGCTGTACAGTTATTTAACAATCTAGAGATTACAGTACTGCATATAACTCCATTAAAAGGCTTCTTGTCCTTATTCTTCTTTTCTGATAAAAGAATTACCTGTTTTTATGCAGTTTGCCTAGATACAGCCTTCCCAGGAACTCTCACTCCCATTTTTGCgtattttctaaagaaatatagAAATGTTAGGTACCCACTGGCATTTAATCTTTGTCACAGCTTGTTGACTGACTTGATCAAGGCCTTAGGAGACTTTACAATGGGAGATAACATTTATATTTCTTACAGCTCCGAAGCAGCGATTGGACAGTGCGGCTCCTGGGATGGTCATTTACAGCATTCAGCATCACTACTGGTCTCTTCCTTAGTTACAGCATTCAGCATCACTACTGGTCTCTTCCTTAGTCTTGCAGATATGagttttacaacttttttttaaatctgtgcctACCTACTTTGTGAGGGAAGAGGACAAGGGAGAATCAATACAAAATACATACTTTTCATGAAAGTCACAAAAAGGCTAAAGTAAGACTTTAGTTTCAATCTTACATATGACCTATGTGTTTATTTCCATCAAGAGAAAGTCTTTTCTactgatttctgaaaatgtatGTCTGAAGGAAGTATTACGAAATGGGAAAGTCTCAAAAAATGCCAGCAAGATAACAGAACATTCTGTTCATTAAGGATTCCTGTGCCTAAAGGGTAGAAATCATCACATGATGTGCCTGTTCTTTATATAGTTCACATGTTTCTCAACTGAACAGATAGCTGCTGTCGTAAGGTCGAGGAAATTGTACAAGTCAAATGTCAAACTGAGCAGCATGACTTTGGATTGAAAAATAGAGGGGGTGCTTTTGACAAGGCAACACCGATGGAAACCTGAAGACATTTCTCTTTCAAACTCACTGAAAAGAGAACCTCCTCAAGACACAACTGCTATTACTGCAGCTAATGTCTATATGAATTACTTGTAATAGAAGtagacaaaaaagggaaaaaacaaaaacacacaataaggaaccaggaaaaaaacacttctggTCACGGTACAGATTAAGCAGCAACATATACCTGTTTCTTACTTTTAAGCATATAAAACGTCTCTTGGCAAAACGTAGCAGATAACAATAAGAGAAACTAAACTTGAGTACTTTCGCCTAGAGTCCTAAGCTGTTAAAGTCTTCAGTACTGGTTTACTATGTAATTGGTACAAATcagaatatgtatttaaaattgtaAGCAAAAGGCTTTTTAGTTGAACCTGACTTTAAGGTTTTTTACTTCGAGTTTGATGCAAAGTTACTGATGTCGTAAGAAACTTACTCAAAAAAATTCAACCACTACCAGAAATTTCAGCCCTTCTGTTTCAAACTGCTGAAAGATTTTGTTTCAATAAGAAAGTTAAAAAACTAGTAGCAAGTCTGTAGttacaaaaatgcaaataatcaCACTATAGCAATTAAGTCAAAATCTAGCTTTTAtgctctggaaaagaaaagtCTGACAACAGCAGCCTTTTTCCTTTTGACTGATTGCTACGGTAGGAAGTGGAGGTTGGGGATGGAAATCAACCCTGTGAtttgttttgtaaaatgaaagcagcagcccccagcaacTTTCTATTCTGAAACTACTGAAAGGAGACAGATCAGGGGTCAGGGCAGCTGACACGTGCTcatataatatttatttagaaatcaGTCTCACCTTTTAATGCACCgattcgaaaaaaaaaaaagagacttagtattaaatatgtatttcattAATTCAGGTCCAATTATCAAACAAGTTTGTAACTACAGACGAAGTGTTTATTCACAAATATTACCCACTACCAGAGTCTGAGGCTTATCTATAGATAAACAGTGAAACTTACTGGGAACGTACGCATGCATTTCCATGGGCAGTTTGAATAGTTCAATTTATAGGACCCTTCAGAGATTACCTAATGAAGGTTAGTCAGTGTAATAGAGAAAGGTTGGTTTAGAAACAATGTCTACTCTTCAGAAATAGATATACTGTTATAAAGTGGAAATTTCAGAAGCCTAACAGCAAATTTACACCAAGTTAGTGTTTCAGCAAAATAAATTCCTTGCAAAGTCAGTCAACTGTATTAAAAGTTACACAAATCCAAGAATGTGCTTGTAATTTACATATAAAAAGTGACAATGCAAGATTTGATTTTCAGTGATCTTAATACCTTATTAAAGTCCATAGTTTAATCCATATATTCTTCCCTCAAGCTATTATTTAAACTGACACATGTTCACACTTTGAAGACTTGCATCAAATctactgctacttttttttttttttttttaaataaagatctaCGCCGGTATGCGGGTTGCAGCTTCCTCTTCAGCATCAGCTCTGTTGGCATTTATTTCTGCCAGTGTTCGACCAAATCGAGTCCACTCATCGCTGCGAGGAACGGCAATTTGCTGTTGACAAAGATAATGTTATTTACGCCTGCTgataaataaaaactgaactcATTATGAACAGCAAAATTCCTAAGTAATGCTCAGAAGAGGCTCTCATAAAATAGCTTAGCTTTATTTaatataccttttaaaatagTCTAAAGGTCAAAAGCTCTAACTAATAAAGAGAATTAGAGAGTCCTGTATTTAAAGCATGGAAATGAGAGTATCACAAGCTCACTGATACACTTCTAATCTCTCTCCAAAGGAGACTAGCAATGAGATGTCCCCATCCAACCAATCCTTCATGTACTATTGTTTTAACAATAGCAACAGCTTCCCTGCAGGAACTAAGCCACAActgcttcatttcaaaattttttgttCAACACTTCTCCTAATATGGTCACAATTCATGCGTGCCACAGTTGCAACGCTGACAAAATCTCTACAAACAAAATCCTCGACtgtttcatctttatttcaccagccttacaggtttttttttttttttggccataccAAATGCCAAAAAGTTAGGCTAAAATACttgaaattgaaacaaaaaggaaagattaatttgaaattaaaattaatctttaaagaaaactacAGCTTTATTCctactaggaaaaaaacagtttttcagtAAAAAGGCAAATAAACTCAGGTGTTCCGTAATGTACCTTGCACAATATATTGTATACATACCTCTCCAACGTCATATATAACTATTTGTCCCTCTGAATCACCTACAGCAATCTCTCTCCCAGAATGTGTCCATCTCACACGGTTCAAAGCAGGATTGCCCTCCACGGTAATGCTTGCAGTTGGCACCTGTATCCATTTAAAACACGTTTCCATTTAAAGCACATTGTTAAAACTGCATGAGGATTTCATGGTTATAGATTGCATAAACGTACCTAGTCCCTCAGCGTTATATCAGAAAGAAGTGCCCAACATTTCAATTCAGGCAGGATAAGCAGATCATACAAAGGCTCTCAATGGCCAAAAGCCACCACCAGTGATATGGCCAAAGCAATACATCCTCTGTCCCTCAGCCAAGTACAGACATCTATCAAAAAGCTCCTGTCATGAGACAGAAGGCACATGCCTTTGACCACGTGATAGACATGCATTCAATCAAGACGGAGAGGGAGCCTCGGGGGTCATCATGAAAGATGATGACCAAGGGCAGGAATGAAATCAGCTGTGTTGGTGGGTCAAATCCagtccaaatgatttttttattattatttttatagtagTAGAGATTGGAAACTCCTCTCACCTACCAGTTTCAACTTGGAAAAAGTTTTATACTATAGGTAAATTTATACCCACACCAGAAAACTCAAACCTGAAAccttttaagtttaaaaataaattacaattttGCTACAGTATTACTATGGCAAGTAAGAACAACAGTGGTGCATGGGAAACAGGTTAGTTCATAACGTTAAACTGTAGGCTACCAACACCATACTACCAGAGATCTACAAACACTTTCACAATGTGGATCAGTGTTACACTGACAAGAGGTTTTGTGCTGCTGTTACAGGTAAGATTACAATTTCATTACCGCTGTTATTTATTATGAGAAGCAATTTGAATTACTAACCCAAGAATAATGTCTATTATTCTATTGGAATAGAACCTATTGGAGCTACAGAATAAAACAACCAAAACGTACAAAGAAACAACCCCCCCTTCCAAAAAAAACTTCCACTAAAACGCTCTGGTAAAACGTCAACACCTTCTTGAAATTCTGCAAACACTGTTCCAACCACATTTCACTGTTAACCCGACTGCCTTACCTCAGTATCATTGTTGAGATTCCACAGGTCAAGTCTGCCCATCCCATCCACACAGGCGAACAAGGCAGGGTGAGTTGGAGACCACATAACATCATAAACATAGTCTGAGTTGTCTTCAAATGAGTAGAGAGGcttattattctgaaaaaaagtggacacagcactctgCACTTCAAACTCTAAAGCTAGCAAGCAAGGCGAAAAACAGAACTTCTCAACTGTGTTAGCTGCAATAGCTAAAAGTGATCCACGTTTtaacttacttttaaaaaaatgcctctGCAAAAAGCAGCCAAAAATAACTGTAATTATCAGACATGCTTTCCTAAGCATACAGCCTTTTTTGTTGCCTGCTACTATAAAACAATCATTAAGAAGCCAATATCATTAGGATACTATAAACTTAACGCATTAAAAGTCTCTGAAAGCCAGCATTGGCTGGAGTTCTCTAACAGTGCTTCACACTATTACTGAGAGATTCTAACTCTGCTTCCTCTGCTTTGCATTCCTCAGGACAGCAAAAGTGACAGAGAAAGCAGCAACACTGGCAATGGGAATGAAACATATTTGAATAGCAGGCCCCTACATGGAGTTTAATTGACATGAGTTCTGGTGGCTGTCTCCTAGTCCTCCACAAAATTGTAGCAAAACATTTGCCTTATGCATATTATGAGGTAACTGGCATTGCTCATTACCTCTGAAAGATATCTGATTAATTTTACAACATGATTTAAACTTGTTTACTCTGTAATAGTTGAACACAAAGGGTAAAAGGATGAACAGAATGAATCCGAAATACACAAGTGATGGGCAATCTGAAAGCAAAGTCATCTTCATGTTGTTAGCTACAGTTTTGTTCATCATCTGTCTCCTCTTTGTAGGAGACTAAAACAAACAGTATGGATCAATTAGGCTGGTGCTAGGGGACCTAGAGAACGGCAACTTCACTTCAGTTTACTGAAGTTACATTATAGCACCACCTTGTGTCAAGCACTATGCAGAAAACCACTGAACTATTGTAGTTACCTTAGTTGTCCAAAGCTTTACTGTCCAGTCAAAAGAAGAGGTGACAAAAAGATGTGAGAAGTCTACAGGTCCAACTGCTGCATGGCAGTGGATACCTGTGATTGGTCCCTGGTGTCCTTCAAACATCTCACTGATTCCAGCTTTGCTGTTTTAGAATATACAATTAAGGTTAATTTCTCTGAAAGCCATACtggtttatttaaatataatcacAAGAAGATTTTGCTGCTTTGTACAGATGTTACCCCATTGCAAAAGGCTTCATCACAACAGGAACGTGGAAGACAAGGTTTGAATGTGGACCTTAGCTGCAACATCTCTTTTCCGTTATACTTAAGTGCCAAAATATACCATAGGAAGCTGAGTCTCATTTAGCAGGTACCAGTCTGCACAGACTTAACTCCAGTTCTTCAAGCAATAGCTAAAACTTTGATTCATACAAAGAATAAAATCCAGTCCTCAGAAACGGACAGGAAACTCcctcaatttaaaaaagaagttacatATACCTTGTTGAGACAAAGTTCAGACACAAACCAGTAACAATATATCCCCAGTAATCTCCTATCAGGAATgatgaaaaggaaggggaagaggtggGGGGGAAAGATGAGAATGATGTTGCACAAAAGCGATACAATTTTGGCTATTTTGGTACCAAAGAGCTGTGCAGCAAGCTTGATGCGTATTTGAGATGAAACCTGGACTCTCAATTATATTTAAGAAAGCAATTGATAAGATACAGTCAGACAATTTCAAAATAGATTgaacagcaggagaaaagctAGCCAATTTAAGATTTGTGCGTGATGTTACTGAAAAATTATCTACAGAACCGATACAAAGTTTGGAATGTTCTGCTACAATTCAAATGAACAAAACCAAAGCGACCTAAGGCTGCCCTCATCACTGCAAACAATCCCTAGCCAATGAAGACAGCGCAGTAGCAATTCAATATTCTAACTCTCTCTGGTTTACATGAAGCTCTCACTCGGGAAAAAGTGTGCACTGGAATTCATACACAGCTATTTTCAACTACTTCAAGACCAAGGACTAAACATGCACTATAAATGTATTCAGCAGTGTAAAGCATACAGGGACTTGTACTTTCACTATTTTTATTCCCTTAGAAAAATTAGGGGTTTTATTCACCTGCCATGGCGACACGCAGTATACACTGAGCCTTCCTCGCTTCCAACAACGAAGTTGTTGACATCTCCAACAGGGAAGGACATGCATGTAACCGCCACAGCCTTGGACTGTTTGTGAACAAGCTCCATACTATCCTGTCGTGATAACagtccaaattttaaaaaagttgctGATATTAACATTTACACAAAGTCATTTAGATTTCTTCACAGTAGGTATTTTTCGTGTTTTGATTATATAGAACTGGGCAGGAataagaaatttttcttcctttagccGTGAATacagttttaaacaaaattaacaaaaaaatatataaaaggatCTACAGGGAATATTTGAttctacaggaggaaaaaatattttattagatgcTTGTAAAGCAACTGTAAGCATACTTCTGTGTATTGTGAAAATGTTTATTAGTGCTTTTGAGATTCATTAAGTTTTACAATATGTTTATCTGGAACAGATACTACATATATCCAAAGCTATACCTGTGGTTGGGAAAGCATGTCCAGACTCCAAGAGCATATTTTCCCATCAGTTGAGATACTAATCAGATTATGAGCATTCTGGGTCCCAACGACATTTACGCAGTACACAGGGTGCtaaggaatataaaatattttcagaaaaaggtgTTTCCAAGTAACCAATTCTAGTAGTTAATATGCTATAAAATACACAACTTCACCATTTCATAAGACATATAAGATTGATCACAGTACAGTAAGAAAAACACTCCCCTACAAAACTGATGTTTGTCTCATTCAAAAACTGGTTCCTCAGTGACAGCGTTGGAAAAACACGGACATAAACATTTAAGCATCATCCATCAAGTGCGCTGGACAGGGTTTCCTAGAGGTTAAATACATCTCAACAGGGAAAACAGTTCTTGTAGATATTTCACCCCCTACCGTGTGAGCAGCAGCTGAAAGGGGAGTTCTCTGCACTGGGGTTCTCTTATTGCTGCGATTATCCCATAGCACAATTTGGCCTGAGTACGTGCCACCAACCACCAGATTGGGATGAAATTTTGCAAATGTAGCTGACATCACTGCTgactgaaagggaaaagacagaacaaaacaaacacacacacacacctcgtTCAGCAATGCTATgtttaaaactaaagaaaaccTGATCAGTTATAAGTCTTCTGTCTAGATTCATTCCATGTGGTATTTCACTGTCCAGTGACACAAGGATTCACAAACCCTTGATGTGAAACTCCAGCAATCTTAATTCTAACTTATATTCATAAaattaagttttccttttttcctccatatatatttacacacatatacacacacacacatatatacacacacacacacacttattccTCCTAGCATAGTGCATTAGCACAGGAAGGTCCAGTAATACTCAAGATACTCAAGCTTTTAATAATGTTTTGCTACATTCTCTGGTCATTTACTTAGAGAACGTAGGAATCTGTTTTGTCATAATAAAGTTACCTTTGCAATTTATGCTTTGACAGTAATCTGACAACACCAGATTAACTTAATTTTAATTCAACTATGCAGTTTCTCAGACATAACTTTAATAATAATTATTGCCATAATTCTATCTCAGGCTTGCTGTAATGGAAGATATTTGCATGTTTCTATCCTTCAGAAAACTATTAAGAAACCTCCATCCATCTTTTTCCACTTGAAGCATATATGTTCCTAGCTTTCATGTCCTCAGGCCATCTTCATTTTACCCTGTAAACTGACTTCTAGTAGTATACTACTCCCCTCAGTCCCCTAACACAGAAATTCTCTTTTGTGGTTCAACTCCTACACAGGAGGGTTTCcggtttttaaaataatttaaaataagaaaatgcctTTTCAAACAATAATGAATACTGAATGATGTCAGAAACTCAGGAAAAGAGGCATGTTTCTAAACTGAAGTCTCCAGCTATCAACATCTGTTTGCAAATATATGTGGTTAAAGTGAATGCCAGCCCAGAGAAATCATTATGTTGGCACTTGTCCAAGTTCATCAATGTAAAATCTTTAgcctgcagagacagaaaaattTATCATACCTGGCAGTGAAAGACGTACTCTGGGGTAGTTTTCTTGTACTTCATATTCCATACAAGGGCCACCCCATCAGGCTCATGAGGCGCATCTTCATTGTTGTTATAAGAGGCTACAAGTAATTCTGGGTACTGTAAAATAAGTGAAAAAGATTCAAAATAAGTAAGATAACCAGCTAATGGTCCAGACAATCCTAGAATCTTTGTTTTAGGTTGCCAAAATAGGTTTAAAAGAAATCTGGCATCATCCTTACAAATGAGAAACTAAATGA is a window from the Struthio camelus isolate bStrCam1 chromosome 6, bStrCam1.hap1, whole genome shotgun sequence genome containing:
- the DYNC1I2 gene encoding cytoplasmic dynein 1 intermediate chain 2 isoform X2, translated to MSDKSELKAELERKKQRLAQIREEKKRKEEERKKKETDQKKEVLPVQEESDLEKKRREAEALLQSMGLTPDSPVVPPPTSPSSKSVSTPSETGSQDSGDGAVGSRTLHWDTDPSVLQLHSDSDLGRGPVKLGMAKITQVDFPPREIVTYTKETQTPVMTQPKEDEEDEDDVVVPKPSVEPEEEKTLKKEEEEEAAPHELTEEEKQQILHSEEFLSFFDHSTRIVERALSEQINIFFDYSGRDLEDKEGEIQAGAKLSLNRQFFDERWSKHRVVSCLDWSSQYPELLVASYNNNEDAPHEPDGVALVWNMKYKKTTPEYVFHCQSAVMSATFAKFHPNLVVGGTYSGQIVLWDNRSNKRTPVQRTPLSAAAHTHPVYCVNVVGTQNAHNLISISTDGKICSWSLDMLSQPQDSMELVHKQSKAVAVTCMSFPVGDVNNFVVGSEEGSVYTACRHGSKAGISEMFEGHQGPITGIHCHAAVGPVDFSHLFVTSSFDWTVKLWTTKNNKPLYSFEDNSDYVYDVMWSPTHPALFACVDGMGRLDLWNLNNDTEVPTASITVEGNPALNRVRWTHSGREIAVGDSEGQIVIYDVGEQIAVPRSDEWTRFGRTLAEINANRADAEEEAATRIPA
- the DYNC1I2 gene encoding cytoplasmic dynein 1 intermediate chain 2 isoform X1 — translated: MSDKSELKAELERKKQRLAQIREEKKRKEEERKKKETDQKKEVLPVQEESDLEKKRREAEALLQSMGLTPDSPVAVQPLRVVTADTCLFHYLVPPPTSPSSKSVSTPSETGSQDSGDGAVGSRTLHWDTDPSVLQLHSDSDLGRGPVKLGMAKITQVDFPPREIVTYTKETQTPVMTQPKEDEEDEDDVVVPKPSVEPEEEKTLKKEEEEEAAPHELTEEEKQQILHSEEFLSFFDHSTRIVERALSEQINIFFDYSGRDLEDKEGEIQAGAKLSLNRQFFDERWSKHRVVSCLDWSSQYPELLVASYNNNEDAPHEPDGVALVWNMKYKKTTPEYVFHCQSAVMSATFAKFHPNLVVGGTYSGQIVLWDNRSNKRTPVQRTPLSAAAHTHPVYCVNVVGTQNAHNLISISTDGKICSWSLDMLSQPQDSMELVHKQSKAVAVTCMSFPVGDVNNFVVGSEEGSVYTACRHGSKAGISEMFEGHQGPITGIHCHAAVGPVDFSHLFVTSSFDWTVKLWTTKNNKPLYSFEDNSDYVYDVMWSPTHPALFACVDGMGRLDLWNLNNDTEVPTASITVEGNPALNRVRWTHSGREIAVGDSEGQIVIYDVGEQIAVPRSDEWTRFGRTLAEINANRADAEEEAATRIPA
- the DYNC1I2 gene encoding cytoplasmic dynein 1 intermediate chain 2 isoform X3, which codes for MSDKSELKAELERKKQRLAQIREEKKRKEEERKKKETDQKKEVLPVQEESDLEKKRREAEALLQSMGLTPDSPVAVQPLRVVTADTCLFHYLVPPPTSPSSKSVSTPSETGSQDSGDGAVGSRRGPVKLGMAKITQVDFPPREIVTYTKETQTPVMTQPKEDEEDEDDVVVPKPSVEPEEEKTLKKEEEEEAAPHELTEEEKQQILHSEEFLSFFDHSTRIVERALSEQINIFFDYSGRDLEDKEGEIQAGAKLSLNRQFFDERWSKHRVVSCLDWSSQYPELLVASYNNNEDAPHEPDGVALVWNMKYKKTTPEYVFHCQSAVMSATFAKFHPNLVVGGTYSGQIVLWDNRSNKRTPVQRTPLSAAAHTHPVYCVNVVGTQNAHNLISISTDGKICSWSLDMLSQPQDSMELVHKQSKAVAVTCMSFPVGDVNNFVVGSEEGSVYTACRHGSKAGISEMFEGHQGPITGIHCHAAVGPVDFSHLFVTSSFDWTVKLWTTKNNKPLYSFEDNSDYVYDVMWSPTHPALFACVDGMGRLDLWNLNNDTEVPTASITVEGNPALNRVRWTHSGREIAVGDSEGQIVIYDVGEQIAVPRSDEWTRFGRTLAEINANRADAEEEAATRIPA
- the DYNC1I2 gene encoding cytoplasmic dynein 1 intermediate chain 2 isoform X4; the encoded protein is MSDKSELKAELERKKQRLAQIREEKKRKEEERKKKETDQKKEVLPVQEESDLEKKRREAEALLQSMGLTPDSPVVPPPTSPSSKSVSTPSETGSQDSGDGAVGSRRGPVKLGMAKITQVDFPPREIVTYTKETQTPVMTQPKEDEEDEDDVVVPKPSVEPEEEKTLKKEEEEEAAPHELTEEEKQQILHSEEFLSFFDHSTRIVERALSEQINIFFDYSGRDLEDKEGEIQAGAKLSLNRQFFDERWSKHRVVSCLDWSSQYPELLVASYNNNEDAPHEPDGVALVWNMKYKKTTPEYVFHCQSAVMSATFAKFHPNLVVGGTYSGQIVLWDNRSNKRTPVQRTPLSAAAHTHPVYCVNVVGTQNAHNLISISTDGKICSWSLDMLSQPQDSMELVHKQSKAVAVTCMSFPVGDVNNFVVGSEEGSVYTACRHGSKAGISEMFEGHQGPITGIHCHAAVGPVDFSHLFVTSSFDWTVKLWTTKNNKPLYSFEDNSDYVYDVMWSPTHPALFACVDGMGRLDLWNLNNDTEVPTASITVEGNPALNRVRWTHSGREIAVGDSEGQIVIYDVGEQIAVPRSDEWTRFGRTLAEINANRADAEEEAATRIPA